From Campylobacter upsaliensis, the proteins below share one genomic window:
- the fdh3B gene encoding formate dehydrogenase FDH3 subunit beta has translation MSKINFANLEKERLKFFCDNERCIDCNGCSVACDEAHELPINIRRRRVITLNEGEEGKEVSTSISCMHCDDAPCAIVCPVDCFYIRGDGVVLHDKEICIGCGYCLYACPFGAPQFPQSSVFGDKGIMDKCTMCAGGPETTNSQKERELYGQNRIAEGKVPVCAAMCSTKALLVGESSKIEEIYAHRLESRKYGIKAPSESMEWRIAYTGKERL, from the coding sequence ATGAGTAAGATTAATTTTGCAAATTTAGAAAAAGAGCGTTTGAAATTCTTTTGCGATAATGAAAGATGTATCGATTGTAATGGCTGCTCTGTCGCTTGTGATGAAGCACACGAGCTGCCTATTAATATACGCCGTCGTCGCGTGATAACGCTTAATGAGGGCGAGGAGGGGAAAGAAGTTTCGACTTCTATCTCTTGTATGCATTGCGATGATGCGCCTTGTGCGATTGTGTGTCCTGTGGATTGTTTTTATATTAGAGGCGATGGGGTGGTTTTGCACGATAAAGAAATTTGTATAGGGTGTGGATACTGCCTTTATGCTTGTCCTTTTGGAGCGCCGCAATTTCCACAAAGTAGTGTCTTTGGAGATAAGGGCATTATGGATAAATGCACGATGTGTGCGGGAGGTCCTGAAACGACAAATTCGCAAAAGGAAAGAGAGCTTTACGGACAAAATAGAATCGCCGAGGGTAAAGTGCCTGTATGTGCGGCGATGTGTTCAACTAAGGCTTTGTTAGTTGGAGAAAGCTCTAAGATAGAAGAAATTTACGCACATCGCTTAGAAAGTAGAAAATATGGCATTAAAGCTCCAAGCGAAAGTATGGAGTGGAGAATAGCCTATACAGGAAAGGAGCGTTTATGA